A single genomic interval of Streptomyces sp. NBC_00663 harbors:
- a CDS encoding LysM peptidoglycan-binding domain-containing protein translates to MLTGNGRHRRPRQAPALLVAAGVTGSAIAIPLLAATAASAADGSTWDKVAKCETDGSWSQNNGDGTYGGLSLSQEDWEKYGGLDYAPTADLASRNQQIAVAEKVLADQGVGVWGACGLLNGLSKDSGSADVDTGVGSGSSGADTSESDASGSGSESSGLPNSSESDSSGDTSTDASGDASDGASGDASASPSASPDKSSKSDTSDSGPADSQSPDSSPTVPANEVESDNSWQEGGSSSLVDIGALGADAEDGTDAAADATAGTGRHRGASAAEKAYAVREGDTLASIADSLGLDGGWRRLYAVNKKVIGADPSAIMPGQTLVVRSE, encoded by the coding sequence ATGCTCACCGGGAACGGTCGTCACCGTCGCCCCCGCCAGGCTCCGGCACTTCTCGTCGCGGCCGGAGTGACCGGCTCCGCCATCGCGATCCCGCTGCTCGCCGCCACCGCCGCGAGCGCGGCCGACGGAAGCACCTGGGACAAGGTCGCCAAGTGCGAGACCGATGGCTCCTGGAGCCAGAACAACGGTGACGGTACCTACGGCGGGCTCAGCCTCTCCCAGGAGGACTGGGAGAAGTACGGCGGCCTCGACTACGCCCCGACCGCCGACCTGGCCAGCCGCAACCAGCAGATAGCCGTCGCCGAGAAGGTCCTCGCGGACCAGGGTGTCGGCGTCTGGGGCGCCTGTGGGCTGCTCAACGGGCTGAGCAAGGACTCCGGGTCGGCCGATGTCGACACGGGTGTCGGAAGCGGCTCGTCCGGCGCGGACACCTCCGAGTCCGATGCGTCCGGATCAGGGTCGGAATCATCCGGGTTGCCCAACTCCTCGGAGTCCGACTCGTCGGGCGACACCTCCACCGACGCCTCCGGCGATGCGTCCGACGGCGCCTCCGGCGATGCCTCCGCCTCGCCCTCCGCCTCACCGGACAAGTCTTCCAAGTCGGACACTTCCGACTCCGGTCCGGCCGATTCACAGTCGCCGGACAGCTCACCCACAGTTCCGGCCAATGAGGTCGAATCGGACAACTCGTGGCAGGAAGGCGGCTCTTCGAGCCTCGTCGACATCGGCGCTCTCGGTGCCGACGCCGAGGACGGCACGGACGCCGCCGCAGATGCCACCGCGGGCACCGGACGGCATCGTGGCGCGAGCGCCGCCGAGAAGGCGTACGCCGTCCGCGAGGGCGACACGCTCGCCTCCATCGCCGACTCCCTTGGACTCGACGGCGGATGGCGCCGGCTCTACGCCGTGAACAAGAAGGTCATCGGCGCCGACCCGAGCGCCATCATGCCCGGTCAGACCCTCGTAGTCAGGTCTGAATAG
- a CDS encoding transglycosylase family protein, producing MLFSGKGKHRRPSKATRVAALAGVTGVAIAAPLMAAGNASAATASEWDAVAQCESGGNWSINTGNGYYGGLQFSASTWAAYGGTAYASTADQASKSQQIEIAEKVLASQGKGAWPTCGVGLSGATYSGGSSSSSSGSSSSSSDSSTSTRSSEQSTSRSSERTTAKKTVTTPTGKKVKKGDGEYKVVKGDTLSSIAEKHQVKGGWQKLFKLNKDIITDADFIYPGQQLHLK from the coding sequence ATGCTGTTTTCCGGCAAGGGCAAGCACCGTCGTCCGTCCAAGGCCACCCGCGTCGCCGCGCTCGCCGGCGTCACCGGTGTCGCCATCGCCGCCCCGCTGATGGCGGCCGGCAACGCCTCCGCCGCCACCGCCTCCGAGTGGGACGCCGTCGCCCAGTGCGAGTCGGGCGGCAACTGGTCCATCAACACCGGCAACGGCTACTACGGCGGTCTCCAGTTCTCCGCCTCGACCTGGGCCGCGTACGGCGGCACGGCGTACGCCTCCACCGCCGACCAGGCCTCCAAGTCGCAGCAGATCGAGATCGCCGAGAAGGTCCTCGCCTCCCAGGGCAAGGGCGCCTGGCCGACCTGTGGTGTGGGCCTGTCCGGCGCCACCTACAGCGGCGGCAGCAGCTCGTCCTCCTCCGGCTCCTCCAGCTCGTCGAGCGACAGCAGCACCAGCACCCGTTCCTCCGAGCAGTCGACGTCCCGTTCCTCGGAGCGCACGACCGCCAAGAAGACCGTCACCACCCCGACCGGCAAGAAGGTCAAGAAGGGCGACGGCGAGTACAAGGTCGTCAAGGGTGACACCCTCAGCTCCATCGCCGAGAAGCACCAGGTGAAGGGCGGCTGGCAGAAGCTGTTCAAGCTGAACAAGGACATCATCACCGACGCCGACTTCATCTACCCGGGCCAGCAGCTGCACCTCAAGTAA
- the eno gene encoding phosphopyruvate hydratase yields the protein MLVPSIDVVVAREILDSRGNPTVEVEVGLDDGSTGRAAVPSGASTGAFEAIELRDGDPNRYMGKGVEKAVLAVIEQIGPELVGYDATEQRLIDQAMFDLDATDNKGSLGANAILGVSLAVAHAASEASDLPLFRYLGGPNAHLLPVPMMNILNGGSHADSNVDIQEFMIAPIGAESFSEALRWGAEVYHTLKKVLKTKGLSTGLGDEGGFAPNLESNRAALDLIVEAIKQAGYVPGEQIALALDVAASEFYKDGKYEFEGKSRSAAEMTEYYEELVAAYPLVSIEDPLFEDDWAGWNVITEKLGDKVQIVGDDLFVTNPERLARGIEEGSANALLVKVNQIGSLTETLDAVEMAQRNGFKCMMSHRSGETEDVTIADLAVAVNCGQIKTGAPARSDRVAKYNQLLRIEEILDDAAVYAGRSAFPRFRSADH from the coding sequence ATGCTCGTGCCGTCCATCGACGTCGTCGTAGCCCGGGAAATCCTGGACTCCCGAGGCAACCCCACGGTCGAGGTCGAGGTCGGCCTCGACGACGGCAGCACGGGTCGTGCCGCCGTCCCCTCCGGCGCCTCCACGGGCGCCTTCGAGGCCATCGAGCTTCGCGACGGTGACCCGAACCGCTACATGGGCAAGGGTGTCGAGAAGGCCGTCCTCGCCGTCATCGAGCAGATCGGCCCGGAGCTGGTCGGCTACGACGCCACCGAGCAGCGCCTGATCGACCAGGCCATGTTCGACCTGGACGCCACCGACAACAAGGGCTCCCTCGGCGCCAACGCCATCCTCGGCGTCTCCCTCGCCGTCGCCCACGCCGCCTCCGAGGCCAGCGACCTCCCGCTCTTCCGCTACCTGGGCGGCCCGAACGCGCACCTGCTGCCGGTGCCGATGATGAACATCCTGAACGGTGGCTCGCACGCCGACTCCAACGTGGACATCCAGGAGTTCATGATCGCCCCGATCGGCGCGGAGTCCTTCTCCGAGGCGCTGCGCTGGGGCGCCGAGGTCTACCACACCCTCAAGAAGGTGCTGAAGACCAAGGGCCTGTCCACCGGCCTCGGCGACGAGGGCGGCTTCGCCCCGAACCTGGAGTCCAACCGCGCCGCCCTCGACCTCATCGTCGAGGCCATCAAGCAGGCCGGTTACGTCCCCGGTGAGCAGATCGCGCTCGCGCTCGACGTCGCCGCGTCCGAGTTCTACAAGGACGGCAAGTACGAGTTCGAGGGCAAGTCCCGCTCGGCCGCCGAGATGACGGAGTACTACGAGGAGCTCGTGGCGGCGTACCCGCTCGTCTCCATCGAGGACCCGCTGTTCGAGGACGACTGGGCCGGCTGGAACGTCATCACCGAGAAGCTGGGCGACAAGGTCCAGATCGTCGGCGACGACCTCTTCGTCACCAACCCGGAGCGCCTGGCCCGCGGCATCGAGGAGGGCTCCGCCAACGCCCTGCTCGTCAAGGTCAACCAGATCGGTTCGCTGACCGAGACCCTGGACGCCGTCGAGATGGCCCAGCGCAACGGCTTCAAGTGCATGATGTCCCACCGCTCCGGCGAGACCGAGGACGTCACCATCGCCGACCTCGCCGTCGCGGTGAACTGCGGCCAGATCAAGACCGGCGCCCCGGCCCGCTCGGACCGCGTCGCCAAGTACAACCAGCTGCTGCGCATCGAGGAGATCCTCGACGACGCCGCGGTGTACGCCGGTCGCAGCGCGTTCCCGCGGTTCCGCTCCGCGGACCATTAA
- a CDS encoding FtsB family cell division protein, producing MAVKDRDRFSTATRIKLLGEQTAARVYRSQTKRQARRSRLTGRAALLALVLCSLVVALAYPIRQYVSQRAEIGDLQRQQEQARQRVEQLRDLKARWQDDAYAEQQIRQRLHYVMPGETGFVVVDPGSAQQSRAERGAADRPWYSNVWDGVDKSDASDQ from the coding sequence ATGGCCGTCAAGGACCGGGACCGCTTCTCCACCGCGACCCGGATCAAGCTGCTCGGTGAGCAGACGGCCGCCCGGGTCTACCGCTCCCAGACCAAGCGCCAGGCCCGCCGCTCCCGGCTGACCGGCCGCGCGGCGCTGCTCGCGCTGGTGCTGTGCTCGCTCGTCGTCGCGCTCGCGTACCCGATAAGGCAGTACGTCTCCCAGCGCGCCGAGATCGGCGATCTTCAGCGGCAGCAGGAGCAGGCCAGGCAGCGGGTCGAGCAGCTGCGCGACCTCAAGGCGCGGTGGCAGGACGACGCGTACGCCGAGCAGCAGATCCGGCAGCGGCTGCACTATGTGATGCCGGGGGAGACGGGGTTCGTCGTCGTCGACCCGGGTTCCGCCCAGCAGTCGCGGGCCGAACGGGGGGCGGCGGACCGCCCCTGGTACTCGAACGTCTGGGACGGGGTCGACAAGTCCGACGCCTCCGACCAGTAG
- a CDS encoding DUF501 domain-containing protein, translating into METPPPTTPRTEPTDADVEAFKQQLGRPPRGLRAIAHRCPCGQPDVVETAPRLPDGTPFPTTYYLTCPRAASAIGTLEANGVMKEMSERLQTDPELAAAYRAAHEDYIARRDSIEVLEGFPSAGGMPDRVKCLHVLVAHSLAAGPGVNPLGDEALAMLPEWWRKGACVVAPADQ; encoded by the coding sequence ATGGAAACGCCCCCGCCCACCACCCCGCGCACCGAGCCGACCGACGCCGACGTCGAGGCCTTCAAGCAGCAGCTCGGGCGCCCGCCGCGCGGGCTGCGCGCCATCGCGCACCGGTGCCCCTGCGGGCAGCCGGACGTGGTGGAGACGGCCCCGCGGCTGCCCGACGGCACGCCTTTCCCGACGACGTACTACCTGACATGCCCCAGGGCGGCTTCCGCGATCGGCACCCTTGAGGCGAACGGCGTCATGAAGGAGATGTCGGAGCGGCTCCAGACCGACCCGGAGCTCGCCGCCGCGTATCGCGCCGCGCACGAGGACTACATCGCGCGCCGGGACTCCATCGAGGTCCTGGAGGGCTTCCCGAGCGCGGGCGGCATGCCGGACCGGGTGAAGTGCCTGCACGTACTGGTGGCGCACTCCTTGGCCGCGGGCCCCGGTGTGAACCCGCTCGGCGACGAGGCCCTTGCGATGCTGCCGGAGTGGTGGCGCAAGGGGGCGTGTGTCGTGGCCCCCGCCGATCAGTGA
- a CDS encoding Ppx/GppA phosphatase family protein — translation MPRVAAIDCGTNSIRLLVADVDPATGELVDLDRRMTIVRLGQGVDRTGRLAPEALERTFAACREYAAVIKELGAERLRFVATSASRDAENRDEFVRGVLEILGVEPEVITGDQEAEFSFTGATGELKGRADLATPYLVVDIGGGSTEFVVGERHVRAARSVDVGCVRMTERHLVVDGKVTDPPTQAQIAAMRADIEAALDLAEETVPLREARTLVGLAGSVTSVSAIAQELPEYDSARIHHSRVPHDRVREITEWLLHSTHAERAAVPSLHPGRVDVIAAGALVLLSIMERIGAEEVVVSEHDILDGIALKTAADAR, via the coding sequence ATGCCCCGCGTCGCCGCCATCGACTGCGGTACCAACTCCATCCGCCTCCTCGTCGCCGACGTCGACCCCGCCACCGGTGAACTCGTCGACCTGGACCGCCGTATGACGATCGTGCGGCTGGGGCAGGGCGTCGACCGGACCGGGCGGCTCGCGCCGGAGGCGCTGGAGCGGACGTTCGCGGCCTGCCGCGAGTACGCGGCGGTCATCAAGGAACTCGGCGCCGAGCGGCTGCGGTTCGTCGCCACGTCGGCCTCACGGGACGCCGAGAACCGGGACGAGTTCGTGCGCGGGGTGCTGGAGATCCTCGGTGTGGAGCCCGAGGTGATCACCGGCGACCAGGAGGCGGAGTTCTCCTTCACCGGCGCCACGGGGGAGCTCAAGGGCCGTGCCGACCTCGCCACGCCCTATCTCGTCGTGGACATCGGCGGCGGCTCGACCGAGTTCGTGGTCGGCGAGCGGCATGTACGGGCCGCGCGCTCCGTCGACGTCGGCTGTGTGCGGATGACCGAGCGGCATCTGGTCGTGGACGGCAAGGTCACCGACCCGCCCACGCAGGCGCAGATCGCCGCGATGCGGGCGGACATCGAGGCCGCGCTGGATCTCGCCGAGGAGACCGTCCCGCTGCGCGAGGCGCGCACGCTGGTCGGGCTCGCGGGGTCCGTCACCTCCGTGTCGGCGATCGCGCAGGAGCTGCCCGAGTACGACTCGGCCCGGATCCACCACTCCCGGGTCCCCCACGACCGGGTCCGTGAGATCACCGAGTGGCTGCTGCACTCCACGCACGCCGAGCGGGCGGCCGTACCGTCCCTGCATCCGGGCCGGGTGGACGTCATCGCCGCGGGGGCCCTCGTACTACTGTCGATCATGGAGCGGATCGGCGCCGAGGAGGTCGTCGTCAGCGAGCACGACATCCTCGACGGCATCGCCCTCAAAACGGCGGCCGACGCCCGGTAG
- a CDS encoding NAD(P)/FAD-dependent oxidoreductase: MSTTERPRILVVGGGYVGLYAARRILKKMRYGEATVTVVDPRSYMTYQPFLPETAAGSISPRHVVVPLRRVLPKAEVLTGRVTTIDQDRKVATIAPLVGEAYELPFDYLVIALGAVSRTFPIPGLAEQGIGMKGVEEAIGLRNHVLEQLDKADSTTDEEIRRKALTFVFVGGGFAGAETIGEVEDMARDAAKYYSTVSREDMRFILVDAADKILPEVGPKLGQYGKEHLESRGVEIYLSTSMDSCVDGHVVLKNGLEVDSNTIVWTAGVKPNPVLSRYGLPLGPRGHVDTAPTLQVQGTDYIWAAGDNAQVPDVAARKAGVENAWCPPNAQHALRQAKVLGDNVISGMRGFPQKEYAHSNKGAVAGLGLHKGVAMIVMGKMKIKLKGRLAWYMHRGYHGLAMPTWNRKIRVIADWTLAMFLKREVVALGALETPREEFYEAAKPAPAPAAAQPEKTQEKAKAS, translated from the coding sequence ATGAGCACCACGGAGCGTCCCAGGATCCTCGTAGTAGGCGGTGGGTACGTAGGCCTGTACGCAGCTCGGCGCATCCTCAAGAAGATGCGCTACGGCGAGGCGACCGTCACGGTCGTCGACCCCCGGTCGTACATGACCTACCAGCCCTTCCTCCCCGAAACCGCCGCCGGCAGCATCTCCCCGCGACACGTCGTCGTCCCGCTGCGACGCGTGCTGCCCAAGGCGGAGGTTCTCACCGGCCGGGTCACCACCATCGACCAGGACCGCAAGGTCGCCACGATCGCCCCGCTGGTCGGCGAGGCGTACGAGCTGCCCTTCGACTACCTGGTGATCGCGCTCGGCGCGGTCTCCCGCACCTTCCCGATCCCCGGCCTCGCCGAGCAGGGCATCGGTATGAAGGGCGTCGAGGAGGCCATCGGCCTGCGCAACCACGTCCTTGAGCAGCTGGACAAGGCCGACTCCACGACCGACGAGGAGATTCGCCGCAAGGCGCTCACTTTCGTCTTCGTCGGCGGTGGCTTCGCCGGTGCGGAGACCATCGGTGAGGTCGAGGACATGGCCCGCGACGCGGCCAAGTACTACAGCACCGTGTCCCGCGAGGACATGCGGTTCATCCTCGTCGACGCCGCCGACAAGATCCTGCCCGAGGTCGGCCCCAAGCTCGGCCAGTACGGCAAGGAGCACCTGGAGAGCCGCGGTGTGGAGATCTACCTCTCCACCTCGATGGACTCCTGCGTCGACGGCCACGTCGTGCTGAAGAACGGGCTTGAGGTCGACTCCAACACGATCGTGTGGACGGCCGGCGTCAAGCCGAACCCGGTCCTGTCCCGCTACGGCCTCCCGCTCGGCCCGCGCGGCCACGTGGACACCGCCCCGACCCTCCAGGTCCAGGGCACCGACTACATCTGGGCCGCCGGCGACAACGCCCAGGTCCCGGACGTCGCCGCCCGCAAGGCCGGCGTCGAGAACGCCTGGTGCCCGCCGAACGCCCAGCACGCGCTGCGTCAGGCCAAGGTCCTCGGCGACAACGTCATCTCCGGCATGCGGGGCTTCCCGCAGAAGGAGTACGCGCACTCCAACAAGGGTGCGGTGGCGGGCCTCGGCCTCCACAAGGGCGTCGCGATGATCGTCATGGGCAAGATGAAGATCAAGCTCAAGGGCCGTCTCGCCTGGTACATGCACCGTGGCTACCACGGTCTGGCGATGCCGACCTGGAACCGCAAGATCCGCGTCATCGCCGACTGGACGCTCGCGATGTTCCTCAAGCGCGAGGTCGTCGCCCTCGGCGCCCTGGAGACTCCGCGCGAGGAGTTCTACGAGGCCGCCAAGCCCGCGCCGGCGCCCGCCGCGGCGCAGCCGGAGAAGACCCAGGAGAAGGCCAAGGCCTCCTGA
- a CDS encoding cyclopropane-fatty-acyl-phospholipid synthase family protein, which produces MADAALRLKNLFELLLGAPLPVRLRAWDGSQAGPPGAPALVLRNRRAVRRLLFKPGELGLARAWVAGDLDIDGDLYTALDLISGLVWERGEDTRSRAAMLRDPEARAALRGLVRLSGLPLPPAPPPEEVRRRRGHLHTKRTDRRAVSHHYDVGNDFYEIVLGPSMVYSCAYWETPGSTLEDAQRDKLELVCRKLALTPGQRLLDVGCGWGSMAIHAAREHGVSVVGVTLSQEQAAYARKRVAEEGLTDRIEIRVQDYRDVADGPYDAISSVGMAEHVGAERYLEYAEDLYALLKPGGRLLNHQIARRPQRDESTYHVDEFIDAYVFPDGELAPLGTTVTQLERAGFEVRDVESIREHYGLTLRRWVARLEADWARAIRLTGPGRARVWRLYMAACALAFERNSIGVNQVLAVRAPDSGDSGMPLRARTWN; this is translated from the coding sequence ATGGCTGACGCCGCGCTGCGGCTGAAGAACCTCTTCGAACTACTGCTGGGAGCCCCGCTCCCGGTCCGGCTGCGGGCATGGGACGGTTCGCAGGCCGGTCCACCGGGCGCCCCCGCCCTGGTCCTGCGCAATCGCCGCGCCGTGCGCCGCCTGCTGTTCAAACCGGGCGAACTCGGTCTCGCCCGTGCCTGGGTCGCCGGCGACCTCGACATCGACGGTGACCTCTACACCGCCCTCGACCTGATCTCCGGCCTGGTCTGGGAGCGCGGCGAGGACACCAGGAGCCGTGCCGCGATGCTCCGCGACCCCGAGGCGCGCGCCGCCCTGCGCGGCCTGGTCCGGCTCTCCGGGCTCCCGCTGCCGCCCGCCCCGCCGCCCGAGGAGGTCCGCAGACGCCGCGGCCACCTGCACACCAAGCGCACCGACAGACGCGCCGTCAGCCACCACTACGACGTCGGCAACGACTTCTACGAGATCGTCCTCGGCCCGTCGATGGTCTACTCGTGCGCCTACTGGGAGACGCCGGGGAGCACCCTTGAGGATGCCCAGCGCGACAAGCTCGAACTCGTCTGCCGCAAGCTCGCCCTGACACCCGGTCAGCGGCTTCTCGACGTCGGCTGCGGCTGGGGCTCGATGGCGATCCACGCCGCCCGCGAGCACGGCGTGAGCGTCGTCGGTGTCACCCTCTCCCAGGAGCAGGCCGCCTACGCCCGCAAGCGCGTCGCCGAGGAGGGCCTGACCGACCGGATCGAGATCCGCGTCCAGGACTACCGGGACGTCGCCGACGGCCCCTACGACGCGATCTCCTCCGTCGGCATGGCCGAACACGTCGGCGCCGAACGCTACCTGGAGTACGCCGAGGACCTCTACGCCCTGCTCAAGCCCGGCGGGCGGCTCCTCAACCACCAGATCGCCCGCCGCCCCCAGCGCGACGAATCGACCTACCACGTCGACGAGTTCATCGACGCCTACGTCTTCCCCGACGGTGAACTCGCCCCCCTCGGCACCACCGTCACCCAGCTCGAACGCGCCGGGTTCGAGGTGCGTGACGTCGAGTCGATCCGGGAGCACTACGGCCTCACCCTGCGCCGGTGGGTGGCCCGCCTGGAGGCCGACTGGGCCCGCGCCATACGGCTCACCGGTCCCGGCCGGGCCCGGGTCTGGCGCCTCTACATGGCCGCCTGCGCCCTCGCCTTCGAACGCAACAGCATCGGCGTCAACCAGGTCCTGGCCGTCCGCGCCCCCGACTCCGGGGACTCCGGAATGCCGCTGCGGGCCCGCACCTGGAACTGA
- a CDS encoding ABC transporter permease, whose amino-acid sequence MFRTALRNVLAHKARLLMTVLAVMLGVAFVSGTLVFTNTISHAYQNSSAKGFDQVDVAVEPNYQESKGNTLGKTPELTEALLDESAKAPGAASAIGVVNGFTAIADKDGKLIGGGFQSQGGNYWGDKDPRYPLVEGAAPSGANQVAIDSETADRAGYKVGDTVRISIDGPVLSPTVTGIFTTDDGNVAAGGSLALFDTATAQQLFGKTGTYDEIDVKAAAGTSQAALKAALDKALPADVVETTTGKELADNQAELISSSMSGLKQGLLVFAGIALFVGTFIIANTFTMLVAQRTKELALLRAVGASRRQVTRSVLIEAFVVGTVAGVTGLVAGIGIGAGLRSLMGTLGATVPDGPLIISGGTVATALAVGVLITMLAAWLPGRRAARIPPVAAMSSVHAQATTKSLVLRNTLGALFAGAGVAVVLAATTMDGSDGQAPMGLGAVLLIIGVFILTPLLSRPLIAAAAPVLRIFGTAGKLARQNSVRNPRRTAATASALMIGLTLITGMTVMAGSLQKSIDKMASSAIRADYIVSMANGNELSTDVDRKLNATDGVTVTSPLRNAPSRIDGETEYLTGVNGAAIAELTELKVDSGRFEVGGGQVVVDSDTAKSRGWTAGSTFTAHYEDGEAQKLTVSAVYEGNELIRGIMVDNKGLTPHLTDPADMQVLVKTADGASDATKDKLEKALGTNPAVKVQSKQDLSDDIAQMFTLMLNMLYGLLAMAVIVAVLGVINTLAMSVFERSQEIGMLRAIGLDRKGVKRMVRLESLVISLFGGVLGIGLGVFFGWAAGELLGTKMATYELVLPWTRMGVFLLGAALVGVLAALWPARRAARLNMLSAIKAE is encoded by the coding sequence ATGTTCCGCACCGCCCTGCGCAACGTCCTCGCGCACAAGGCCCGGCTCCTGATGACCGTCCTCGCCGTGATGCTCGGCGTGGCCTTCGTGTCGGGGACGCTGGTCTTCACCAACACCATCTCCCACGCCTACCAGAACAGCTCCGCCAAGGGCTTCGACCAGGTTGACGTCGCGGTCGAGCCCAACTACCAGGAGAGCAAGGGCAATACGCTCGGCAAGACCCCCGAACTGACCGAGGCGCTGCTCGACGAGAGCGCCAAGGCTCCGGGTGCGGCCTCCGCCATCGGTGTGGTGAACGGCTTCACCGCCATCGCCGACAAGGACGGCAAGCTCATCGGCGGCGGCTTCCAGTCGCAGGGCGGGAACTACTGGGGCGACAAGGACCCCCGGTACCCGCTCGTCGAGGGCGCGGCCCCCAGCGGCGCGAACCAGGTCGCCATCGACTCCGAGACCGCCGACCGCGCCGGGTACAAGGTCGGCGACACGGTCCGTATCTCCATCGACGGTCCGGTCCTCTCCCCCACCGTCACCGGCATCTTCACCACCGACGACGGCAATGTCGCGGCCGGCGGCAGCCTCGCCCTGTTCGACACGGCGACCGCGCAGCAGCTGTTCGGCAAGACCGGCACCTACGACGAGATCGATGTGAAGGCCGCCGCGGGCACCTCCCAGGCGGCGCTGAAGGCCGCGCTCGACAAGGCCCTGCCGGCCGACGTCGTCGAGACCACCACCGGCAAGGAACTCGCCGACAACCAGGCCGAGCTGATCTCCTCCTCGATGTCCGGGCTGAAGCAGGGCCTGCTGGTCTTCGCCGGGATCGCGCTGTTCGTCGGCACGTTCATCATCGCCAACACCTTCACCATGCTGGTCGCCCAGCGCACCAAGGAGCTGGCGCTGCTGCGGGCCGTCGGTGCCTCGCGGCGCCAGGTGACCCGCTCGGTGCTCATCGAGGCGTTCGTCGTCGGCACCGTCGCCGGGGTCACCGGTCTGGTCGCCGGTATCGGCATCGGGGCCGGGCTGCGGTCGCTGATGGGCACGCTCGGCGCGACCGTCCCGGACGGGCCGCTGATCATCTCCGGCGGCACGGTGGCCACCGCCCTCGCGGTCGGTGTCCTCATCACCATGCTCGCGGCATGGCTGCCGGGCCGCCGGGCCGCGAGGATCCCGCCGGTCGCGGCGATGAGCAGCGTGCACGCGCAGGCCACCACCAAGTCGCTGGTGCTGCGCAACACGCTGGGCGCGCTGTTCGCGGGCGCCGGTGTCGCGGTCGTCCTCGCGGCGACCACGATGGACGGCTCGGACGGCCAGGCCCCGATGGGTCTCGGCGCGGTCCTCCTCATCATCGGCGTGTTCATCCTGACGCCGCTGCTGTCCCGCCCGCTGATCGCCGCCGCGGCGCCGGTCCTGCGGATCTTCGGCACCGCGGGCAAGCTGGCCCGGCAGAACTCGGTCCGCAACCCCCGTCGTACGGCCGCCACCGCGTCCGCGCTGATGATCGGGCTGACCCTGATCACGGGCATGACGGTGATGGCGGGCAGCCTCCAGAAGTCGATCGACAAGATGGCCTCGTCGGCGATCCGCGCGGACTACATCGTGTCGATGGCGAACGGCAACGAACTGTCCACGGACGTCGATCGCAAGCTGAACGCCACGGACGGCGTCACCGTCACCAGCCCGCTGCGCAACGCCCCGTCCCGGATCGACGGCGAGACCGAGTACCTGACCGGTGTGAACGGCGCGGCGATCGCCGAGCTGACCGAGCTGAAGGTCGACAGCGGCCGCTTCGAGGTGGGCGGCGGCCAGGTGGTCGTCGACAGCGACACCGCCAAGTCCCGTGGCTGGACGGCCGGTTCGACGTTCACCGCGCACTACGAGGACGGCGAGGCACAGAAGCTCACCGTCTCCGCGGTGTACGAGGGCAACGAGCTCATCCGGGGCATCATGGTCGACAACAAGGGCCTGACCCCGCATCTGACCGACCCGGCCGACATGCAGGTCCTGGTGAAGACCGCCGACGGCGCCTCCGACGCCACGAAGGACAAGCTGGAGAAGGCCCTCGGCACCAACCCGGCCGTCAAGGTCCAGAGCAAGCAGGATCTGTCCGACGACATCGCGCAGATGTTCACGCTGATGCTGAACATGCTCTACGGCCTGCTCGCCATGGCGGTGATCGTCGCGGTCCTCGGGGTCATCAACACCCTGGCCATGTCGGTCTTCGAACGTTCGCAGGAGATCGGCATGCTCCGCGCCATCGGCCTGGACCGCAAGGGCGTCAAGCGGATGGTCCGCCTGGAGTCCCTGGTCATCTCCCTGTTCGGCGGTGTGCTCGGCATCGGACTGGGCGTGTTCTTCGGCTGGGCGGCGGGCGAGCTGCTGGGCACGAAGATGGCGACGTACGAACTCGTCCTGCCCTGGACGAGGATGGGCGTCTTCCTGCTGGGCGCCGCGCTGGTCGGGGTCCTGGCCGCCCTGTGGCCGGCCCGGCGCGCGGCGAGGCTGAACATGCTGTCGGCCATCAAGGCGGAGTAG